Proteins co-encoded in one Cervus canadensis isolate Bull #8, Minnesota chromosome 15, ASM1932006v1, whole genome shotgun sequence genomic window:
- the LOC122453589 gene encoding ATP synthase subunit g, mitochondrial-like has product MAQFVRNLAKKALALVNAAVTYSKPRLATFWYYAKVEYYAKGLVPPTPAEIPTAIQSLKKIINSAKTGSFKQLTVKEALLNGLVATEVWMWFYVGEIIGKRGIIGYDV; this is encoded by the coding sequence ATGGCCCAGTTTGTCCGTAACCTCGCGAAGAAGGCCCTGGCGCTGGTCAACGCTGCTGTGACTTACTCGAAGCCTCGATTGGCCACGTTTTGGTACTATGCCAAGGTTGAGTACTATGCCAAGGGGTTGGTTCCTCCAACCCCTGCTGAGATCCCTACAGCAATTCAGAgcttgaaaaaaattatcaacagTGCTAAAACCGGTAGCTTCAAACAGCTCACTGTTAAGGAAGCTCTACTGAATGGTTTGGTGGCCACTGAGGTGTGGATGTGGTTTTATGTTGGCGAGATCATAGGCAAGCGTGGCATCATAGGCTATGATGTTTGA